The genomic segment AGGTCAGCTTCAAGGCCGTAGTGCTGGAAGGCAAGGTGATGCCGGCCAAGACGCTGGACAACCTGGCCACCATGCCCTCGCGCGAAGAGATCTTCTCCAAGCTGCTCTTCCTGATCAATGCCCCGGCGCAGCGGCTGGTGACGGTGATGAACGCCGTGGGTCGCGATGTCGCGGTGGTCATCGACCAGGCGGTGAAGGAGAAGAAGTTCAAGGAAGCGGCGGAAGCCGCGTCCGCGTAGTACTCAGTACTCAGTGAGGTTCGGCCAGTCTGCGGGTGCGGTGGATTGGCGAAGGGAGTTTGGGGTGTTCGAGGTCCTTCGGCCTAGCGGCCCCAGGATTTCGGCGGCGGGCTCAGACGCCCGCCAAACGCCTCAAGTTATCGGTTGGCACGTGTTCCGCGGCCTATTGTCTGGTAGGTGGCGGACTGGAAACGGCGTCAGCGGATAACGATTCAGCACAATCGACAACTATCGGATTAGGAGAAACAGACAATGGCGGACTTGCAGCAGTTGGAAGAACAGATCGTAGGGCTGAGCCTGCTGGATGCGGCCCAGCTGGTGAAGAAGCTCGAGGAGCGCCTCGGCGTTTCGGCCGCGGCGGCAGCCCCGGTGGTCATGCAGGGCGGCGGCGCAGGCCCGGCGGCGGGCCCGGCCGCGGCCGAAGAGAAGACCGAATTCACGGTCGTGCTCAAGGAAGTGGGGGCCAACAAGATCAACGTGATCAAGGCCGTCCGCGAAGTCACCAGCCTGGGCCTGAAGGAAGCCAAGGACCTGGTGGACGGCGCGCCCAAGACCGTGAAGGAAGGGGTCTCCAAGGAAGAGGCCGAGACCATCAAGAAGAAGTTCACCGAGGCGGGCGCGACGGTTGAAGTGAAATAGTCGCCAGTCGTCGGTCATCAGTCGTCAGCAGGAAGACGGCTGCAGTTGAATCCGTGAGGGTGGTGAAGACATCAATATGTTCGCCATCCTCGCGAACAGCATCAGCAGTGCCGGCCCAGCCGGCGAGGATAGGCCAGCACCCACGGCGCGGAAACACACAATCGAAGCAAGGCCAAGCGCCTTTGATGGCGCCTGCGGGGAACCTTGTCCCTGCGGGCGCGAACGTGTTTTCGCGGCCGAGGGCACTCGCACCACGTAAGTTTCGCTGCACAGCCGAGAGCGGCTGTGCCACACAAGTTCAGGAGTCAGGAATGCCGAACAAAAGCAACGCCTTCCGCAAGCGGCTCGATTTTTCCAAGATCCCGGCGACCATCCAGATCCCCAACCTGATCGAGGTGCAGAAGCGCTCCTACGACCGCTTCCTGCAGATGGACCGGCTGCCGAGCGAGCGCGACGATGCGGGATTGCAGGCGGTCTTCCAGTCCGTGTTCCCCATCTCGGACTTCCGCAACGTCTCCCAGTTGGAGTTCGTGGACTACGCCATCGGCAACTGGGAGTGCAAGTGCGGCCACCTGAAGGGGCTGCACCACCTGCGCACCACCTGCCGGAACTGCGGCTCCACGGTCATCACCGACCCGTTCCACCCGGGCGACGTGTTGTGCGGCAAGTGCGGCACCTATAACGCCAACACGCCCGACTTCTGCAACAAGTGCGGCGACCCGGTCGGGCTGCAGCTGAAGTACGACGTGACCGAGTGCGAGGAACGCGGCATGACCTACTCCGCGCCCCTGAAGGTCACGATCCGCCTGACCATCTACGAGAAGGACCCGGAGACCGGCAACAAGTCGATCCGCGACATCAAGGAGCAGGAAGTCTTCTTCGGCGACATCCCGCTGATGACGCAGAACGGCACCTTCATCATCAACGGCACCGAGCGCGTGATCGTCAGCCAGCTGCACCGGTCGCCGGGCGTGTTCTTCGAGACCGCCAACAACCGCACCTACTTCCTGGGCAAGATCATCCCCTACCGGGGCTCGTGGGTGGAGTTCGAGTACGACCAGAAGAACATCCTGTATGTGCGCATCGACCGCAAGCGCAAGTTCCTGGGGACCATCTTCCTGCGCGCCCTGGGCCTGCGCTCGGACGAGGACATCCTGCGCACCTTCTACACGGTGGACAAGATCGCGCTGCGCGACAAGAAGATCTATTGGACGCTGGAGCCGGGCATCGAGCGGCCCACCAACCTGCTGGGACTGAAGCTGGCGCACAGCATCAAGAGCAAGGGCGGCGACGAGATCGCCCACTCCGGGCGCAAGATCACGCCCTCGATCCTGAAGGAGATCCAGAAGGCCAGGATCACCGAGATCGAGGTGGACACCACCGACCTGGAAGGGGCCTTCACCGCCGCCGACATCGTGGACACCAGCAGCGGCGAGGTGCTGCTGGAATCGAACAGCGAGATCACGGCCGACAAGCTGGCCAAGCTGATCGACGCCGGCATCAGCGAGCTGCACGTGTTCTTCCCCGAGCGCGACGACGTGGGCACGGTGCTGTCGGCGACGCTGCGCCGCGACAACGTCAAGACCCCGCAGGAAGCTCTGATCGAGATCTACCGCAAGCTGCGCCCGGGCGATCCGCCGACCCTGGACACCGCCACCTCACTGTTCCACGGCATGTTCTTCGATTCGCGCAAGTACGACTTCTCGCGGGTGGGGCGGCTGAAATTCAACATCAAGCTGTTCGAGAAGAACGACGCCACCAACCTGGACAGCCGCACCCTGGAGCCGGAGGACTTCTACCAGACCATCCGCTACCTGCTGAAGCTGCGCAAGAGCATCGGCAACGTGGACGACATCGACCACCTGGGCAACCGCCGGGTGCGGGCGGTGGGCGAGCTGCTGGAGAACCAGTTCCGCATCGGCTTGGTGCGCATGGAGCGCGCCATCAAGGAAAAGATGAGCGTGTACCAGGAGATGTCGACGGCCATGCCGCACGACCTGGTGAACGCCAAGCCGGTGATGGCAGCCATCCGCGAGTTCTTCGGGTCCTCGCAGCTGTCGCAGTTCATGGACCAGACCAACCCGCTGTCGGAGATCACGCACAAGCGGCGGCTCTCGGCCCTGGGGCCGGGTGGGTTGAGCCGGGAGCGGGCCGGGTTCGAGGTGCGCGACGTGCACCCGACGCACTACGGCCGCATCTGCCCCATCGAGACGCCGGAAGGCCCGAACATCGGCCTGATCTCGTCGCTGTCGTGCTACGCGCGGATCAACGACTACGGGTTCATCGAGTCGCCCTACCGGCGGGTGAAGACCGGCCGGGTGCTCGACTTCGTGAGCGTGGTGAACGCCGGCGACAGCGAGTACCGCGTCGGTGACCACATCGAGAAGCACGAGGTGCAGCGGGGCAACGCCGACCTGAAGGAGCGGCGGCGGCGCCAGGTCGACTGCGAGCCGTACTCCTTCTACCTCTCGGCGTGGGAGGAGGACCGGCACGTGATCGCACAGGCCAACGTCGAGCTGGACGACAAGGGGCGCATCGTCCCCGAGCTGGTGAACGCGCGCAAGGCCGGCAACTTCGTGCTGGTGCCGCGCGACGAGGTGGACTACATCGACGTCAGCCCCAAGCAGCTGGTGAGCGTGGCGGCGTCGCTGGTGCCGTTCCTGGAGCACGACGACGCCAACCGCGCGCTGATGGGCGCCAACATGCAGCGCCAGTCGGTGCCGCTGCTGCGGGCCGAAGCCCCGCTGGTGGGCACGGGTATGGAGGGTGTGACCGCGCGCGATTCGGGCGCGGTGGTGCTGGCGCGGCGCGCCGGCATCGTGGACTCGGTGGACTCCGAGCGCATCATCGTGCGCGTCGAGGGCGAGCACCATCCCGGGCAGCTCTCCCGCGAGGTGGGCTCCGACATCTACACCCTGACCAAGTTCAAGCGCTCGAACCAGAACACCTGCATCAACCAGAAGCCGATCGTGAAGAAGGGCCAGCGGGTGGCCAAGGGGACGGTGATCGCCGACGGCCCCTGCACCGACCACGGCGAGCTGGCGCTGGGACGCAACGTCCTGGTCGCCTTCATGCCGTGGCGCGGCTACAACTTCGAGGACGCCATCCTGGTCTCGGAAAAACTGGTGAAGGAGGACTACTACACGTCCATCCACATCGAGGAATTCGAGATCGAGGCGCGCGACACCAAGCTGGGGCCGGAGGAGATCACCCGCGACATCCCCAACGTGAGCGAATCGGCGCTGCGCGACCTGGACGAGAGCGGCATCATCCGCATCGGGGCGACGGTGAAGGCGGGCGACATCCTGGTGGGCAAGGTCACGCCCAAGGGCGAGACCCAGCTCACCCCGGAAGAGAAGCTGCTGCGCGCCATCTTCGGGGAGAAGGCCGGCGACGTGCGCGACGCCTCGCTCACCTGCCCTCCGGGCATCGAGGGCACGATCGTGGACGTCAAGATCTTCTCCCGCAAGGGACAGGAGAAGGACGAGCGCGCCAAGGCCATCGAGGCCATGCAGGTGGAGAAGCTGGAGAAGAACCTCTCGGACGAGATCCGCATCCTGACCGACGAGCGGCTGAAGCGCCTGGAGGCCATCCTGGGCAATAAGGAAGTCCAGGCCGACCTGCACGACGAGCGCACCAACAAGCGCTTGCTGACCAAGGGCACGGTGCTGGACCGGGAGACCATCGAGCGCATCTCGACCCGCAACCTGAAGCGCATCAAGTTCGCCGACAAGGACCCGCGGGTGAACGAGCAGATCGACGAGATCGAGGAGATGACCTCGCGGCAGATCGACGTGTTGCGCAAGATCGTCAACGAGAAGATCGCGAAACTGCAGAAGGGCGATGAGCTGCCGCCGGGCGTCATCAAGCTGGTGAAGGTGTACATCGCCATGAAGCGCAAGCTGAGCGTGGGCGACAAGATGGCGGGCCGCCACGGGAACAAGGGCGTGATCGCCCGCATCCTGCCCGACGAGGACATGCCGTACCTGGCCGACGGGACGGCGGTGGAGATCGTGCTCAACCCGCTGGGCGTGCCCAGCCGCATGAACGTGGGGCAGATCCTGGAGACGCACCTGGGCTGGGCCGGGCACGAGCTGGGCACCCGCATCAGCGCGCTGCTCAAGGAGAACTCGCGCGCCGAACTCATCCGCCGCGAACTGAAGAACATCTTCAAGGACTCGCCCTTTGTGGACGAGCTGGCGGACCTGGACGACGAGCAGCTGGAGTCCATCGCCCGCGGCATGGAGAAGGGCGCGTACTTCTCCTCGCCAGTGTTCGACGGCTCCAAGGAGCACGAGATCAAGGCCCTGCTGGGCGAGGCCGGCCTGCCCACCTCGGGCAAGACCGAGCTCTACGACGGCATGACCGGGGAGAAGTTCGAACAGCCGGTCACCGTGGGCTACATCTACATGCTGAAGCTGTCGCACCTGGTGGACGACAAGATCCACGCGCGGTCGATCGGGCCGTATTCGCTGATCACCCAGCAGCCGCTGGGCGGCAAAGCGCAGTTCGGTGGCCAGCGCTTCGGCGAGATGGAAGTCTGGGCGCTGGAAGCCTACGGGGCAGCCTACATCCTGCAGGAACTGCTGACCGCGAAGTCCGACGACGTCTATGGCCGCACCAAGATCTACGAGGCCATCGTCAAGGGCGAGGCGGCCATCGAGCCGGGCGTGCCGGAATCGTTCAACGTGCTGATCCGCGAGTTGCAGTCGCTGTGCCTGGACGTGGAGCTGATCATCACGCAGAAGAAACCGCTGGCCACGGCCGCGGCGGACTAGGGAAGTGTGCAGTGGCCGGTGGGCAGTGGACAGGGAGCCCATCGGCTGCTTGCCGAAAAGTTCTGGTATACGCGCCGTTTCGAGTCGCTCCGATCGAGACTGGCGGATCTGAGACTGGCCACTGAGCACTGACCTCTGGCCACTGGCAATCGGAGCCGCTGGCGGCGCGCGTTGGCGCCGCAATCGGAGGACACTTTGTACCGCACGAGCCCGTTCGATCTGGGGAACAACATCACGGACTTCGACTCCATCCGCATCAGCCTGGCCTCGCCGGAGAAGATCCGGAGCTGGTCGCACGGAGAAGTGACGAAGCCGGAGACTATCAACTACCGCACCTTCAAGCCGGAGCGCGACGGGCTGTTCTGCGCCCGCATCTTCGGCCCGGTCACCGACTGGGAGTGCCTGTGCGGCAAGTACAAGCGGATGAAGCACCGGGGCGTGATCTGCGACAAGTGCGGCGTCGAGGTCACGCTGTCGAAGGTGCGGCGCGAGCGTCTGGGGCACATCGAGCTGGCTTCGCCCTGCTCGCACGTGTGGTTCTTCAAGGGCCTGCCCTCGCGCATCGGCCACCTGCTCGACATCTCCCTGCGCGACCTGGAGTCGGTGCTTTACTTCGAGGCCTACGTGGTGGTGGAGCCGGGCGACGCCCCGGTGAAGGACCGCGAGGTCATCAAGGAAGAGGCGCGCTTCCGCGAGCTCGACCAGCAGTACCGGCCCACCGGCTTCAAGGCCATGATGGGCGCCGAGGCCATCAAGGAGCTGCTCAAGCGGGTGGAGGTGGAGACGCTCTCCAACGAGCTGCGGGAGAAGATGAAGCACGAGACCTCGGTGCAGAAGCGGCTGAAGTACGCCAAGCGCCTGAAGGTGGTCGAGGCTTTCCGCAAAAGCGGCAACAAGCCGCAGTGGATGATCCTGGACGTGATCCCGGTCATCCCGCCGGAGCTGCGTCCCCTGGTTCCGCTGGACGGCGGCCGCTTCGCGACCTCGGACCTGAACGACCTGTATCGCCGGGTCATCAACCGCAACAACCGGCTGAAAAAGCTGATGGACCTGCACGCCCCCGAGGTCATCGTGCGCAACGAGAAGCGCATGCTGCAGGAGGCGGTGGACGCGCTGTTCGACAACGGGCGCCGCGGCCGGGTGTTGCGCGGGGCCAACAACCGCCCGCTCAAGTCGCTCTCCGACACCCTCAAGGGCAAGCAGGGCCGCTTCCGCCAGAACCTGCTGGGCAAGCGCGTGGACTACTCCGGGCGCTCGGTCATCGTGGTCGGCCCCGAGCTCAAGCTGCACCAGTGCGGCCTGCCCAAGAAGATGGCGCTGGAGCTGTTCAAGCCCTTCATCTATCACCGCCTGGAGCAGACCGGGCAGTGCACCACCATCAAGCAGGCCAAAGAGATGGTGGAGCAGCAGGTTTCGGTGGTGTGGGACATCCTGGAAGAGGTGATCAAGGACCATCCGGTGCTGCTGAACCGCGCCCCTACCCTGCACCGCCTGGGCATCCAGGCCTTCGAGCCGGTGCTGGTGGAAGGCAAGGCCATCAAGATCCACCCTCTGGTGTGCACGGCGTTCAACGCGGACTTCGACGGCGATCAGATGGCGGTGCACATCCCGCTGTCGCCGGAGGCGCAGATCGAGGCCAGCGTGCTGATGCTGTCGTCGCACAACATCCTGTCGCCGGCGTCGGGCCAGCCCATCACCGTGCCCACCCAGGACATGGTGCTCGGGCTCTACTACCTGACCAAGTCCAGGCAGGGGGCCCGGGGCGAGGGCCGCGCCTTCGCCAACATCGAGGAGGTGCTGCTGGCGCTGGAGGCCAAGGAAGTCGAGACCCTCACCCCCATCCGCCTGCGCTACAGCGGCGAGGTCATCGACCTGACCACGGCCTACGACGACCAGGACGTGGTACACACCGAGCCGGTGAAGTTCGAGCGGCAGTACATCAACACCACCGTCGGCCGGGTGATCCTGAACGACCACCTGCCCTCCGCCATGCCGTACATCAACGGCCTGCTGAAGAAGAAGGGCATCGGGGCGCTGGTGAACTACTGCTACCTGCGCTTCGGGCTGGAGACCACGGTCAGGATGCTGGACGGCATCAAGGACCTGGGCTTCCGCTTCGCCACCCGGGCCGGCCTGTCGATCGGCATCGACGACATGCTCATCCCCAAAGACAAGGCCGACCTGGTGAAGGCCGCCGAGAAGCAGGTGATCGCGGTGCAGCAGCAGTACCTGGACGGCGCCATCACCAACGGCGAGCGCTACAACAAGGTCATCGAGATCTGGTCCAACGTCACCGAGCAGGTGGCGGACGAGATGTTCGGGGTGATGCAGGAGCAGGACAAGACCGGGCAGATCAACCCCATCTACGTCATGGCCGACTCCGGCGCCCGCGGCTCGAAGCAGCAGATCCGCCAGCTCTCCGGCATGCGCGGCCTGATGGCCAAGCCCTCGGGCGAGATCATCGAGACCCCGATCACGGCCAACTTCCGTGAGGGGCTGACCGTGCTGCAGTACTTCATCTCGACCCACGGCGCGCGCAAGGGCCTGGCTGACACCGCGCTGAAGACGGCGGACTCGGGCTACCTGACCCGCCGGCTGGTGGACGTGGCCCAGGACGTGATCGTCAGCGAGAACGATTGCGGTACGCTGGACGGCATCTACGTGGGCAGCATCGTCGAGTCGGGCGAGATCATCGAGCCGCTGCGCGACCGCATCGTCGGCCGCGTCTCGCTGGAGAAGATCAAGGACTACGAAGGCAACGTGATCGTGGACGTCAACCAGGAGATCACGGAGGAGCTGGCCGGCGCCATCCAGGCGGCGGGCATCGAGCGGGTGAAGATCCGCTCGGTGCTGACCTGCGAATCCAAGCGCGGGGTGTGCGTGGCCTGCTATGGGCGCAACCTGGCGTCGGGACGGCTGGTGGAGCTGGGCGAAGCCACCGGCGTGATCGCCGCCCAATCCATCGGCGAGCCGGGCACGCAGCTCACTATGCGTACCTTCCACATCGGCGGCACCGCGTCGCGGGTCAGCGAGCAGTCACGCCTGGAGGCCAAGAACAACGGCGCCATCCGCTTCGTGAACCTGCAGACGGTGCGCGCCAAGGAAGGCCACCTGGTGGTCATGAACCGCAACGGCTCCGTCACCGTGCTCGACGAGAAGGGGCGCGAGAAAGAGCGCTACTCCATCGTGTACGGCGCCAAGGTGAAGGTCGAGGACGGGGCCCCGGTGCAGATGGGCCAGGCGCTGGTGGAGTGGGACCCGTACACCTTCTCCATCCTGACCGAGATCGGCGGGTCGGCCACCTTCAAGGACCTGCAGGAAGGCATCACCCTGCACGAAGAAGTGGACGAGGTCACGGGCCTGTCGCGGCACGTGGTGGCGGAGTCGCCGGACGAGAAGCGGCAGCCGGCCATCGTGGTGAAGGGCAAGACCAACAAGCGCTACCTGATGCCGTCACGCGCCCACCTCATGGTGCAGGACGGCGACACCGTGTATCCCGGCGACGTGCTGGCCAAGATCCCGCGCGAGACCACCAAGACCAAGGACATCACCGGCGGCCTGCCGCGAGTGGTGGAGCTGTTCGAGGCCCGCAAGCCGCGCGAGACCGCGGTCATCAGCGAGATCGACGGCGCGGTCAAGTTCGGCGAGATCACCAAGGGCTACCGCAAGATCTACGTGGTGGCCGACAACGGCACGGAGAAGGAGTACCAGGTGCCGCGCGGCGTGCACGTCAACGTGCAGGAAGGCGAGCGCGTCCGGGCGGGCGAGCCGCTCATGGACGGCCCGCTCAACCCCCACGACATCCTGGCGGTGCTGGGCGAGAAGGAGCTCCAATCCTACCTGGTGAACGAGATCCAGGAGGTTTACCGGCTACAGGGCGTCAACATCTCCGACAAGCACATCGAGGTGATCGTGCGGCAGATGATGCGCTGGGTGAAGGTGGAGGACGTGGGCGATACCAGCTTCCTGCTGGAGCAGCAGGTGGACAAGTTCCGCTTCCGCGAGGAGAACGAGCGGGTGATCGCGCAGGGCGGCAAGCCGGCCACCGGCCGGCCGCTGCTGCTGGGCATCACCAAGGCGTCGCTCTCCACCGACTCGTTCATCTCGGCGGCGTCGTTCCAGGAGACCACGCGGGTGCTCACCGAAGCCAGCATCAACGGCATGGTGGACCACCTGCGCGGCCTGAAGGAGAACGTCATCGTGGGCCGGCTGATCCCCGCGGGCACGGGCATGGAGTACTACCGGAACGTGAAGCTCTCGCCCGAGCTCGAGGAACAGGCGGCCAAGGTGCAGGAGCAGGTGTCGCGCGAGTACGAGGAAGCCGAGCGCGCCCTGGAGCTGCTGCGCCACGAGGGCGAGACCGAGGAGATGGCGGCGGAGTAGCCGCCAGTCGGCGTCGTCATTCATCAGCGGGGGCGTAAGCCCCCGCGCTCCTTTTTGGTAGAGACGCCCGAAAAGGGGAGCTTCAATCACGGTTGGCGAATTGTTTACCTCAAACAAAAGCGTAACTGACAACGGGGCTGGCCTTCCGATAGGCTATGCGGGCCTATGGTGCGCATCCTAAGGCCGCTGCAGAAGGCCCTCTGGCAGGGACTGCAGCACGACATCTTCGCCGTCGCCAAGGCGGCGGCGTATTCCCAGATCCTGACCCTGTTTCCGGTGCTGCTGGTGGTGGCGTCGGCAGTGGCGGCCACGTCGGCCTCGGGGGAATACCTGAATCAGGTGTCGTACGCGTTGGAGCAGATCCTGCCCTCAGGCGCCGCCACGACTACCCGCTACCTCGACGCCGCCCAGCATCGCCCCCTGGGAACGCTGATCCCCACTTCCCTGATCACGCTGTGGACGTCCTCGGGCATCTTTGTCTCGTGGATGGACGGTTTCCGGAGGGCCTACGGCCTGCCCAAGACGTGGGGACTGGTGAAGGAGAGGTTCGTCGCCTTTTTCCTGGTTTTCCTGACCTTCGCTCCCATGGTCTTCGCCACCATACTGGTGGTGTTCGGGAACCAGATCGAAACCTGGATGGTCTTCCACAGCAGCCACGAGCTCGGCTTTTACATCCTGGCGCTTTGGGCCTTCGGACGCTGGGTGATCGCGGTGGTGACCAGCGTGGTGGTGCTCCAGCTCATCTATCACTGGGCGATCCCGCGCACCGACCCCTGGCATAACGCGCTGCCGGGTGCGGGGCTGGCCACGGCATTGTGGTTTCCGGCTACTTCGCTGTTCGGCTGGTACCTGCGGCACTT from the Terriglobales bacterium genome contains:
- the rplL gene encoding 50S ribosomal protein L7/L12 produces the protein MADLQQLEEQIVGLSLLDAAQLVKKLEERLGVSAAAAAPVVMQGGGAGPAAGPAAAEEKTEFTVVLKEVGANKINVIKAVREVTSLGLKEAKDLVDGAPKTVKEGVSKEEAETIKKKFTEAGATVEVK
- the rpoB gene encoding DNA-directed RNA polymerase subunit beta; the encoded protein is MPNKSNAFRKRLDFSKIPATIQIPNLIEVQKRSYDRFLQMDRLPSERDDAGLQAVFQSVFPISDFRNVSQLEFVDYAIGNWECKCGHLKGLHHLRTTCRNCGSTVITDPFHPGDVLCGKCGTYNANTPDFCNKCGDPVGLQLKYDVTECEERGMTYSAPLKVTIRLTIYEKDPETGNKSIRDIKEQEVFFGDIPLMTQNGTFIINGTERVIVSQLHRSPGVFFETANNRTYFLGKIIPYRGSWVEFEYDQKNILYVRIDRKRKFLGTIFLRALGLRSDEDILRTFYTVDKIALRDKKIYWTLEPGIERPTNLLGLKLAHSIKSKGGDEIAHSGRKITPSILKEIQKARITEIEVDTTDLEGAFTAADIVDTSSGEVLLESNSEITADKLAKLIDAGISELHVFFPERDDVGTVLSATLRRDNVKTPQEALIEIYRKLRPGDPPTLDTATSLFHGMFFDSRKYDFSRVGRLKFNIKLFEKNDATNLDSRTLEPEDFYQTIRYLLKLRKSIGNVDDIDHLGNRRVRAVGELLENQFRIGLVRMERAIKEKMSVYQEMSTAMPHDLVNAKPVMAAIREFFGSSQLSQFMDQTNPLSEITHKRRLSALGPGGLSRERAGFEVRDVHPTHYGRICPIETPEGPNIGLISSLSCYARINDYGFIESPYRRVKTGRVLDFVSVVNAGDSEYRVGDHIEKHEVQRGNADLKERRRRQVDCEPYSFYLSAWEEDRHVIAQANVELDDKGRIVPELVNARKAGNFVLVPRDEVDYIDVSPKQLVSVAASLVPFLEHDDANRALMGANMQRQSVPLLRAEAPLVGTGMEGVTARDSGAVVLARRAGIVDSVDSERIIVRVEGEHHPGQLSREVGSDIYTLTKFKRSNQNTCINQKPIVKKGQRVAKGTVIADGPCTDHGELALGRNVLVAFMPWRGYNFEDAILVSEKLVKEDYYTSIHIEEFEIEARDTKLGPEEITRDIPNVSESALRDLDESGIIRIGATVKAGDILVGKVTPKGETQLTPEEKLLRAIFGEKAGDVRDASLTCPPGIEGTIVDVKIFSRKGQEKDERAKAIEAMQVEKLEKNLSDEIRILTDERLKRLEAILGNKEVQADLHDERTNKRLLTKGTVLDRETIERISTRNLKRIKFADKDPRVNEQIDEIEEMTSRQIDVLRKIVNEKIAKLQKGDELPPGVIKLVKVYIAMKRKLSVGDKMAGRHGNKGVIARILPDEDMPYLADGTAVEIVLNPLGVPSRMNVGQILETHLGWAGHELGTRISALLKENSRAELIRRELKNIFKDSPFVDELADLDDEQLESIARGMEKGAYFSSPVFDGSKEHEIKALLGEAGLPTSGKTELYDGMTGEKFEQPVTVGYIYMLKLSHLVDDKIHARSIGPYSLITQQPLGGKAQFGGQRFGEMEVWALEAYGAAYILQELLTAKSDDVYGRTKIYEAIVKGEAAIEPGVPESFNVLIRELQSLCLDVELIITQKKPLATAAAD
- the rpoC gene encoding DNA-directed RNA polymerase subunit beta', giving the protein MYRTSPFDLGNNITDFDSIRISLASPEKIRSWSHGEVTKPETINYRTFKPERDGLFCARIFGPVTDWECLCGKYKRMKHRGVICDKCGVEVTLSKVRRERLGHIELASPCSHVWFFKGLPSRIGHLLDISLRDLESVLYFEAYVVVEPGDAPVKDREVIKEEARFRELDQQYRPTGFKAMMGAEAIKELLKRVEVETLSNELREKMKHETSVQKRLKYAKRLKVVEAFRKSGNKPQWMILDVIPVIPPELRPLVPLDGGRFATSDLNDLYRRVINRNNRLKKLMDLHAPEVIVRNEKRMLQEAVDALFDNGRRGRVLRGANNRPLKSLSDTLKGKQGRFRQNLLGKRVDYSGRSVIVVGPELKLHQCGLPKKMALELFKPFIYHRLEQTGQCTTIKQAKEMVEQQVSVVWDILEEVIKDHPVLLNRAPTLHRLGIQAFEPVLVEGKAIKIHPLVCTAFNADFDGDQMAVHIPLSPEAQIEASVLMLSSHNILSPASGQPITVPTQDMVLGLYYLTKSRQGARGEGRAFANIEEVLLALEAKEVETLTPIRLRYSGEVIDLTTAYDDQDVVHTEPVKFERQYINTTVGRVILNDHLPSAMPYINGLLKKKGIGALVNYCYLRFGLETTVRMLDGIKDLGFRFATRAGLSIGIDDMLIPKDKADLVKAAEKQVIAVQQQYLDGAITNGERYNKVIEIWSNVTEQVADEMFGVMQEQDKTGQINPIYVMADSGARGSKQQIRQLSGMRGLMAKPSGEIIETPITANFREGLTVLQYFISTHGARKGLADTALKTADSGYLTRRLVDVAQDVIVSENDCGTLDGIYVGSIVESGEIIEPLRDRIVGRVSLEKIKDYEGNVIVDVNQEITEELAGAIQAAGIERVKIRSVLTCESKRGVCVACYGRNLASGRLVELGEATGVIAAQSIGEPGTQLTMRTFHIGGTASRVSEQSRLEAKNNGAIRFVNLQTVRAKEGHLVVMNRNGSVTVLDEKGREKERYSIVYGAKVKVEDGAPVQMGQALVEWDPYTFSILTEIGGSATFKDLQEGITLHEEVDEVTGLSRHVVAESPDEKRQPAIVVKGKTNKRYLMPSRAHLMVQDGDTVYPGDVLAKIPRETTKTKDITGGLPRVVELFEARKPRETAVISEIDGAVKFGEITKGYRKIYVVADNGTEKEYQVPRGVHVNVQEGERVRAGEPLMDGPLNPHDILAVLGEKELQSYLVNEIQEVYRLQGVNISDKHIEVIVRQMMRWVKVEDVGDTSFLLEQQVDKFRFREENERVIAQGGKPATGRPLLLGITKASLSTDSFISAASFQETTRVLTEASINGMVDHLRGLKENVIVGRLIPAGTGMEYYRNVKLSPELEEQAAKVQEQVSREYEEAERALELLRHEGETEEMAAE
- a CDS encoding YihY/virulence factor BrkB family protein; its protein translation is MVRILRPLQKALWQGLQHDIFAVAKAAAYSQILTLFPVLLVVASAVAATSASGEYLNQVSYALEQILPSGAATTTRYLDAAQHRPLGTLIPTSLITLWTSSGIFVSWMDGFRRAYGLPKTWGLVKERFVAFFLVFLTFAPMVFATILVVFGNQIETWMVFHSSHELGFYILALWAFGRWVIAVVTSVVVLQLIYHWAIPRTDPWHNALPGAGLATALWFPATSLFGWYLRHFSTYSLIYGSLATSIALLVWMYIISVIVLLGAEFNAQLFPKAASGKVPAQEKELQVR